A part of Larkinella insperata genomic DNA contains:
- a CDS encoding fumarylacetoacetate hydrolase family protein, which yields MKIIAVGRNYAEHIKELNNEQPDDPVIFTKPETAVLRPGDPFFYPDFSTDVHHEVEIIVRISRTGKNIEQKFAHRYYDEIGVGIDFTARDLQSKLKTKGLPWDLAKGFNGSAPMSAFVPKTDFPDLQNLNFRLDVNGETRQVGNTSMMLFQIDYLISFVSNYFMLLQGDILFTGTPKGVGPVQIGDRLTAYLEDRKMLEFDVK from the coding sequence ATGAAAATCATCGCCGTCGGACGCAATTACGCGGAGCACATCAAGGAACTAAACAACGAGCAACCCGACGATCCGGTTATTTTCACCAAACCCGAGACAGCCGTCCTGCGCCCCGGCGATCCGTTTTTCTACCCTGATTTTTCAACCGACGTTCACCACGAAGTAGAAATCATCGTGCGCATCAGCCGCACGGGTAAAAACATTGAGCAAAAGTTTGCCCACCGCTATTATGACGAAATTGGCGTGGGCATCGACTTCACGGCGCGCGATCTGCAATCAAAGCTGAAAACCAAAGGGTTACCGTGGGATCTGGCCAAAGGATTCAACGGCTCGGCCCCCATGTCGGCTTTTGTTCCCAAGACGGATTTCCCGGATTTGCAAAACCTAAACTTTCGGCTCGACGTAAACGGCGAAACCCGGCAGGTGGGCAATACCTCCATGATGCTGTTTCAAATCGACTACCTGATTTCGTTTGTTTCCAACTACTTCATGCTCCTTCAGGGCGATATTCTTTTTACCGGTACACCGAAAGGCGTTGGCCCCGTCCAGATTGGCGACCGGCTGACGGCTTACCTCGAAGACCGGAAAATGTTGGAATTTGATGTAAAATAG
- a CDS encoding transketolase encodes MEIQELQHIATQVRRDIVRMVHAVNSGHPGGSLGCTDLLVALYFDVMRLKRDQEGKVIFDMDARDEDVFFLSNGHISPVFYSVLARSGYFPVSELATFRKLDSRLQGHPATAEHLPGIRIASGSLGQGLSVACGAAFAKRLNGDDKQVYVLMGDGEQQEGQIWEAASFAPHHKLGNLTAIIDLNGQQIDGPTNLVMNNRDLGAKYRAFGWNVTEMHGNDMSDIIKTLHQSKSEQDVPTLILMKTEMGYGVDFMMGSHKWHGVAPNDEQLATALNQLPLTAGMEDY; translated from the coding sequence ATGGAAATCCAAGAATTACAACACATTGCCACGCAGGTCCGGCGCGATATCGTCCGGATGGTCCACGCCGTTAATTCCGGCCACCCCGGCGGTTCGCTGGGCTGCACTGACCTTCTGGTCGCGCTTTATTTTGATGTGATGCGCCTGAAGCGGGACCAGGAAGGGAAGGTCATTTTTGACATGGATGCCCGCGACGAAGATGTGTTCTTTTTGTCGAATGGTCACATTTCGCCGGTTTTTTACAGCGTACTGGCCCGTTCCGGTTATTTTCCGGTTTCTGAACTGGCAACGTTCCGGAAGCTCGACAGCCGCCTGCAGGGCCACCCCGCCACCGCCGAACACCTGCCCGGTATCCGTATTGCGTCGGGTTCGCTGGGGCAAGGGCTCTCGGTAGCCTGCGGAGCGGCTTTTGCCAAACGCCTGAACGGCGACGACAAGCAGGTTTACGTACTGATGGGCGACGGTGAGCAGCAGGAAGGCCAGATTTGGGAAGCTGCGTCGTTTGCTCCTCACCATAAACTGGGTAACTTAACGGCCATCATTGACCTCAACGGCCAGCAAATCGACGGCCCGACAAACCTGGTCATGAACAACCGCGACCTGGGCGCTAAATACCGGGCTTTCGGCTGGAACGTGACCGAAATGCATGGCAACGACATGAGCGACATCATCAAAACCCTGCACCAGTCAAAATCCGAACAGGATGTACCGACCCTGATTTTGATGAAAACGGAAATGGGTTACGGCGTCGATTTCATGATGGGTAGCCACAAATGGCACGGTGT
- a CDS encoding M48 family metallopeptidase has protein sequence MKRAIMAILLVGLVIACQKVPLTGRNQLVLIPNSQMLPLSFTNYKGVLDSSRVVRTGAQEDMIKRVGARIQKAVETYMAANNLSDRLSGFQWEFNLIESPQVNAWCMPGGKVAFYTGILPYTQNEAGVATVMGHEVSHAIAEHGNERMSEELVASGLLQGGQLVLGSLSQNQRSQTNALLLQAVGAGLPAAYQVGRALPHSRSQESEADKLGLIFMAMAGYNPQEAVNFWGRMAKAGGGQKPPEFLSTHPSDERRIRDLEKQMPDAMKYYQQGRR, from the coding sequence ATGAAAAGAGCGATAATGGCCATATTGCTGGTTGGCCTTGTAATTGCGTGTCAGAAGGTTCCGTTAACGGGTCGGAATCAGCTGGTGTTGATTCCGAATTCTCAGATGTTACCGTTGAGTTTTACAAATTATAAGGGTGTGTTGGATTCGAGCCGGGTTGTTCGTACCGGGGCGCAGGAAGATATGATCAAGCGCGTAGGGGCACGAATTCAGAAAGCCGTCGAAACATACATGGCGGCTAACAACCTCAGCGACCGTTTGAGTGGGTTTCAGTGGGAGTTCAACCTGATTGAAAGTCCGCAGGTCAACGCCTGGTGTATGCCGGGGGGGAAGGTGGCGTTTTATACGGGTATTCTGCCCTACACGCAGAACGAAGCGGGCGTGGCTACGGTTATGGGCCACGAAGTTTCGCACGCCATTGCCGAGCATGGTAACGAACGGATGAGTGAAGAACTGGTCGCCAGCGGTTTGTTGCAAGGCGGTCAATTGGTTCTGGGCTCGCTCTCGCAAAACCAGCGCAGCCAGACCAACGCGTTGTTGCTTCAGGCCGTCGGAGCGGGGCTTCCGGCCGCCTATCAGGTCGGGCGAGCATTGCCGCACAGCCGCTCGCAGGAGTCGGAAGCAGACAAACTGGGCCTTATTTTTATGGCGATGGCGGGCTATAATCCGCAGGAAGCGGTTAATTTCTGGGGCCGGATGGCGAAAGCGGGCGGGGGCCAAAAACCGCCGGAATTCCTGTCAACGCACCCGTCGGATGAGCGCCGGATTCGCGACCTGGAAAAGCAAATGCCGGACGCCATGAAGTACTACCAGCAAGGTAGACGATAA
- the sucC gene encoding ADP-forming succinate--CoA ligase subunit beta, translating to MNIHEYQGKEILKQYGVRVQEGIVAESPEKAVEAAKQIMAQTNSKFVVIKSQIHAGGRGKGKIQGSEQRGVQLAKSVDDVREISKNIIGNVLVTHQTGPEGRKVNKVLVAQDVYYPGASEPKEYYIGILLDRAKACNVIMASTEGGMDIEEVAEHSPEKIVKEWVDPAIGLQSFQVRNIAFALGLEGEAFKEMVKFIGALYKAYVETDSSMFEINPVLKTSDNKILAVDAKVNLDDNALYRHPDLKNLRDIAEEDPLEVEATANDLNYVKLDGNVGCMVNGAGLAMATMDIIKLSGGEPANFLDVGGGANAKTVEAGFRIILKDPNVKAILINIFGGIVRGDRVATGVVEAYKAIGDIKVPIIVRLQGTNAEEGARIIDESGLKVFSAVQLKDAAAKVKQVLEGVE from the coding sequence ATGAACATTCACGAGTACCAGGGTAAAGAGATATTGAAACAATACGGTGTCCGGGTCCAGGAAGGCATCGTAGCCGAATCGCCCGAAAAAGCCGTTGAAGCCGCCAAGCAGATCATGGCGCAAACCAATTCGAAGTTTGTCGTAATTAAATCGCAGATCCACGCTGGAGGCCGTGGTAAAGGCAAAATTCAGGGATCGGAGCAACGTGGGGTTCAATTGGCCAAGTCGGTCGATGACGTACGTGAAATTTCCAAAAATATCATCGGTAATGTCCTGGTAACGCACCAGACTGGCCCTGAAGGCCGGAAAGTCAATAAAGTCCTGGTTGCTCAGGATGTATACTACCCCGGCGCTTCCGAGCCCAAGGAATATTACATCGGTATTCTGCTGGATCGCGCCAAAGCCTGCAACGTCATCATGGCCAGCACCGAAGGCGGTATGGACATTGAAGAAGTAGCTGAGCATTCTCCCGAAAAAATCGTGAAGGAATGGGTGGATCCGGCCATCGGCCTGCAGTCGTTTCAGGTGCGCAACATCGCCTTTGCGCTGGGCCTGGAGGGTGAAGCGTTCAAAGAAATGGTGAAATTCATCGGAGCGCTGTATAAAGCGTATGTCGAAACGGATTCGTCCATGTTCGAAATCAACCCGGTGCTGAAAACATCCGACAACAAAATTCTGGCGGTGGATGCCAAGGTGAATCTGGATGACAACGCCCTGTACCGTCATCCGGACCTGAAAAACCTCCGCGACATTGCAGAAGAAGATCCGCTGGAAGTAGAAGCAACGGCCAACGACCTGAATTACGTTAAACTGGACGGTAACGTCGGTTGTATGGTAAACGGTGCCGGTCTGGCGATGGCCACGATGGACATCATCAAACTGTCGGGTGGCGAACCGGCCAACTTCCTGGACGTAGGGGGTGGTGCTAATGCAAAAACCGTGGAAGCGGGCTTCCGGATCATTCTGAAAGACCCAAACGTAAAAGCGATCCTGATCAACATATTCGGCGGGATTGTCCGCGGTGACCGGGTTGCAACGGGGGTAGTTGAAGCCTACAAAGCCATTGGCGATATCAAAGTGCCGATCATCGTTCGTCTGCAGGGAACCAACGCCGAAGAAGGAGCCCGCATCATCGACGAATCCGGCCTGAAAGTATTCTCGGCCGTTCAGCTGAAAGATGCTGCTGCCAAAGTGAAGCAAGTACTGGAAGGAGTAGAATAA
- a CDS encoding ABC transporter ATP-binding protein, translating to MQPLLEAINITRSHGDLPVLKGINLSIQSGEVVSIVGASGAGKSTLLHILGTLDRPDSGQITLAEQNVFKLNEKDLARFRNERIGFVFQFHNLLAEFTALENVCLPGFIAGHDEKKVRVRAEELLNILGVGDRKAHLPSQLSGGEQQRTAVARALINSPAIVFADEPSGNLDSHNAEELHKLFFRLRNELGQAFVIVTHNELLADMADRKLTIRDGLILDEQR from the coding sequence ATGCAACCGCTTCTGGAAGCCATCAACATAACCCGTTCCCACGGCGATCTGCCCGTTCTGAAGGGCATCAACCTGAGTATTCAATCTGGGGAGGTCGTATCCATCGTTGGAGCCTCCGGTGCCGGTAAAAGCACCCTGCTTCATATCTTAGGAACGCTCGACCGCCCCGATTCAGGACAAATCACGCTGGCGGAACAGAATGTGTTTAAACTCAATGAAAAAGACCTGGCCCGCTTCCGAAACGAACGGATCGGGTTTGTGTTTCAGTTTCATAACCTGCTGGCAGAATTTACCGCTCTAGAGAATGTTTGTCTGCCGGGATTTATTGCCGGTCACGACGAGAAAAAGGTGCGGGTCCGGGCGGAGGAATTATTAAATATTCTGGGCGTAGGTGACCGGAAGGCCCATTTACCATCTCAATTATCGGGGGGGGAGCAGCAGCGAACCGCCGTCGCCCGCGCCCTGATCAATTCTCCCGCCATTGTTTTCGCCGACGAGCCCAGCGGCAACCTAGATTCACATAACGCTGAGGAACTTCACAAGCTATTTTTTCGGTTACGTAATGAGTTAGGGCAAGCGTTTGTGATTGTAACTCATAATGAGTTGCTGGCTGATATGGCCGACCGAAAACTGACGATTCGGGACGGTTTGATCCTCGATGAACAGCGATAA
- the bcp gene encoding thioredoxin-dependent thiol peroxidase, producing MALQTGDAAPDFESRDQDGNPVRLSDFRGKKVVLYFYPKDDTPGCTAEACSLRDNYEHLQKVGYEVLGVSVDDEKSHQKFIKKYNLPFPLLADTDHKIVEAYDVWHEKSMYGRKFMGIVRTTFLIDEQGTISEVITKIDTEKHAEQILK from the coding sequence ATGGCTCTCCAAACCGGCGACGCAGCGCCCGACTTTGAATCCCGCGACCAGGACGGCAACCCCGTTCGGTTATCGGATTTTCGGGGCAAGAAGGTCGTGCTGTATTTTTATCCGAAAGACGACACCCCCGGCTGTACGGCCGAAGCCTGCAGCCTGCGCGACAACTACGAACATCTGCAAAAAGTCGGTTACGAAGTACTCGGCGTGAGTGTTGATGACGAAAAATCACACCAGAAATTCATCAAGAAATATAACCTGCCATTTCCGCTGCTGGCCGACACCGACCACAAAATCGTGGAAGCCTACGACGTCTGGCACGAAAAGTCGATGTACGGACGCAAATTCATGGGAATCGTCCGCACAACCTTTCTGATTGACGAGCAGGGCACGATTTCCGAGGTTATCACCAAAATTGACACGGAAAAACACGCGGAACAGATTTTAAAATAG
- a CDS encoding M23 family metallopeptidase — MRTKLFYVGLASLLLLLHSGFGQKPDKTILKAVQPGYFLFPIMPGEANSLSGGLGDLRPNHFHAGIDIRTAQREGLDVYAAADGYVSRIAVFTGGYGNVIFIKHPNGLTTVYGHLKTLSDTLGQYLRAEQYKKQTFEIDLRPAPNQFPVKKGQIIALSGNTGGSGGPHLHFEIRDEKNNLLNPLLFGFQEIEDNVPPYFERIALQPLTPASRVNGQAGRLALTPVRRPNGDYVLTQPISASGLIGLEVLAHDRTSGSPFRNGLTCIEIQLDDQEMFAYNMNNFPNEETRLINLHMNYAVEQLTGQRFHRCYIADGNTLNSYRYDQRQGKLPLFDGKPHEVRITLYDCFQHTTNLRFTVLPEAENALPGKLTPSKLPTAIFSSVEENTLIIRARNFPTTVPPTARLFASGASKDLPVDYVRGNEAYYVVDLQKYLPDSVQVGKTVLPLNFKKRILPGKSAFYRDSSVTVAFAPESLYDTLHLSVSTLGNQLTINQRTIALKDNIEVDFVPADPVEDPRKTQMYLINGGRRYYVGGFWKNNHFLFRSRQLGTFQLLADPNPPTVKFLRKDHTALVATVKDDLSGLDTVRAMVNGEWILMQYDYKRALVWSDKLDPAKPFEGSVVLEAKDRAGNVTTVTAQLPPAPRPMTVDSAAVGGDEN, encoded by the coding sequence GTGAGAACAAAGTTATTTTACGTAGGTCTGGCGAGCTTGCTGCTGCTGTTGCATTCCGGCTTCGGACAAAAGCCCGACAAGACTATTTTGAAAGCCGTTCAACCCGGTTATTTTCTGTTTCCCATCATGCCCGGCGAAGCCAATTCGCTCTCGGGTGGGTTGGGCGATCTGCGTCCGAACCACTTCCACGCCGGAATCGACATCCGGACCGCCCAGCGCGAAGGACTGGACGTGTACGCAGCCGCCGACGGCTATGTGTCCCGGATTGCAGTCTTCACGGGCGGGTACGGCAACGTTATCTTCATCAAACACCCCAACGGCCTCACGACGGTTTACGGCCACCTCAAAACCCTGAGCGATACGCTGGGTCAGTATCTGCGAGCGGAACAATACAAAAAACAGACGTTTGAAATTGATCTGCGTCCGGCGCCCAACCAGTTTCCGGTGAAAAAAGGGCAGATCATCGCGTTGTCGGGAAACACGGGGGGGTCGGGCGGCCCGCACCTGCACTTTGAAATCCGCGACGAAAAGAATAACCTGCTCAATCCGCTGCTTTTCGGCTTTCAGGAAATCGAAGACAACGTTCCGCCTTATTTTGAGCGGATTGCCCTGCAACCCCTGACGCCCGCATCCCGCGTGAACGGTCAGGCCGGGCGGCTGGCACTCACGCCGGTTCGGCGGCCCAACGGGGATTACGTGCTGACGCAACCGATTTCGGCCAGCGGTCTGATTGGTCTGGAAGTACTGGCGCACGATCGTACCAGCGGTTCTCCGTTCCGGAATGGACTCACCTGCATCGAAATTCAGCTCGACGATCAGGAGATGTTTGCCTACAACATGAACAACTTCCCGAACGAAGAAACCCGGCTGATTAACCTGCACATGAATTACGCGGTGGAGCAATTGACGGGCCAGCGGTTTCACCGGTGTTACATCGCCGACGGCAATACCCTCAACTCGTACCGGTACGATCAGAGACAGGGAAAACTGCCCCTCTTCGATGGCAAACCGCACGAAGTCCGGATTACGTTATACGACTGCTTCCAGCACACCACCAACCTGCGGTTTACGGTTTTGCCCGAAGCCGAAAACGCCCTGCCGGGGAAACTGACGCCGAGCAAATTACCGACGGCCATTTTCAGTTCAGTTGAAGAAAACACCCTGATTATCAGAGCCCGCAATTTTCCAACGACCGTTCCGCCAACGGCTCGCTTGTTCGCGAGCGGCGCTTCCAAAGACTTGCCGGTGGATTACGTCCGAGGGAATGAAGCTTATTACGTAGTGGATCTACAAAAATACCTGCCGGATTCGGTACAAGTTGGCAAAACCGTTCTGCCCCTGAATTTCAAGAAACGGATTCTGCCCGGCAAGTCAGCTTTCTACCGTGATTCATCCGTTACCGTTGCGTTTGCTCCGGAGAGCCTGTACGATACCCTGCACCTATCCGTTTCAACCCTGGGTAACCAGCTGACGATTAACCAGAGAACGATTGCTCTGAAAGATAACATTGAAGTGGATTTCGTTCCGGCCGATCCGGTTGAAGACCCCCGCAAAACGCAGATGTACCTGATCAACGGCGGACGACGCTATTACGTGGGCGGTTTCTGGAAAAACAACCATTTTCTGTTCCGAAGCCGTCAGTTAGGAACATTTCAATTGCTGGCCGACCCGAATCCGCCGACGGTCAAATTCCTGCGGAAAGATCATACGGCGCTGGTAGCGACGGTGAAAGATGATTTGTCGGGATTGGATACCGTGCGGGCGATGGTCAACGGCGAGTGGATTTTGATGCAGTACGATTACAAAAGAGCCCTGGTTTGGTCGGATAAATTAGATCCGGCGAAACCGTTTGAAGGCTCGGTGGTGTTAGAAGCAAAAGACCGGGCCGGAAATGTAACCACCGTCACGGCCCAGCTCCCACCCGCTCCCCGACCGATGACCGTCGATTCGGCGGCTGTTGGGGGGGACGAAAACTAA